In Gemmata obscuriglobus, a single genomic region encodes these proteins:
- a CDS encoding bifunctional serine/threonine-protein kinase/formylglycine-generating enzyme family protein codes for MSSAADATAMFYQNLQASRLLTDAQLRDLWGWIAHARPDLPAAAREVSRRGWLTPYQIREVARGRGAALKVASRYVLLTVLGEGGMGRVYKAHDTRMGRDVALKVIRRERLTHSVAVVRFEQEVLALSAMDHPNVVKVYDAEEVDGYHFYVMELIDGTDLTKIVREVGPLPVFQACDVIRQAALGLQHAHERGLVHRDIKPSNIIAPRHGGAVKLVDLGLARLMEPPGGADALRITQEGFVIGTPDFVAPEQARNPTAVDIRADIYALGGTLYFALTGLVPYEGATPTEKLLKHCTDPPPDLLSRRADAPPLLEQIVHWCMAKEPDHRPQTPLQLAAALQPFCPTEAPGSEALLAPASGQRVPMVPPEAHPGAAPSPLPAPAPVTQPSIAGPGSQVFKLAPHEHGVSVRRRPRGAFPTGTVLAVLGGLFVFAALGVAVFLAFINTGPTVPKPFTNTAGLKMVRLEGGTFKMGSPEEEPGRADDGREGPVREVTVRGPFFMSSTEVTHGQYVRMMGGAPSRGAALAARGTSLPVDSVTWDEANEFCRKLLEKDRGQAWARNGWAYRLPTEAEWEYACRANTTTPFSCGDAIAFPTQAVFLATGEDPLERAGDVPGKPLRFGTEVGKTKPNDFGLYDMHGNVAEWCSDWFRIDAYKEGADPTGPADGDMRVIRGGSFRDRASGVRSAARDGKRPTDRLDYVGFRVVYAPLQK; via the coding sequence ATGAGCAGCGCCGCCGACGCGACGGCCATGTTCTACCAGAACTTGCAGGCCAGTCGGCTGTTGACCGACGCGCAGTTGCGCGACCTGTGGGGCTGGATCGCGCACGCGCGGCCCGACCTGCCCGCCGCGGCGCGGGAGGTGAGCCGCCGCGGGTGGCTCACCCCGTACCAGATCCGCGAGGTCGCGCGGGGCCGCGGGGCCGCGCTCAAGGTGGCCAGCCGGTACGTGCTGCTCACGGTGCTCGGCGAGGGGGGCATGGGCCGCGTATATAAGGCCCACGACACCCGCATGGGTCGGGATGTCGCGCTGAAGGTCATTCGCCGGGAGCGGCTCACCCACTCCGTTGCGGTCGTGCGGTTCGAGCAGGAGGTGCTCGCGCTGTCGGCGATGGACCACCCGAACGTGGTCAAGGTGTACGACGCGGAGGAGGTCGACGGGTACCACTTCTACGTCATGGAGCTGATCGACGGCACCGACCTCACGAAAATCGTTCGCGAGGTCGGCCCGCTGCCGGTTTTCCAGGCGTGCGACGTGATCCGGCAGGCGGCACTGGGGCTGCAGCACGCGCACGAGCGCGGGCTGGTGCACCGCGACATCAAGCCGTCCAACATCATCGCCCCGCGGCACGGCGGGGCCGTGAAGCTCGTGGACCTGGGGCTCGCCCGGCTGATGGAGCCGCCCGGCGGCGCGGACGCGCTCCGGATCACCCAGGAGGGGTTCGTGATCGGGACGCCCGACTTCGTGGCCCCGGAGCAGGCGCGGAACCCGACGGCCGTGGACATCCGGGCCGACATCTACGCGCTCGGCGGCACGCTCTATTTTGCACTCACGGGCCTGGTCCCGTATGAGGGCGCGACCCCGACCGAAAAGCTCCTCAAACACTGCACCGACCCGCCGCCGGACCTCCTGTCGCGGCGGGCCGACGCGCCCCCGCTGCTCGAACAGATCGTCCACTGGTGCATGGCGAAGGAACCGGATCACCGCCCCCAGACGCCACTCCAACTGGCGGCCGCGCTGCAGCCGTTCTGCCCGACCGAGGCCCCCGGAAGCGAGGCGCTCCTGGCGCCCGCGTCCGGACAGCGGGTCCCGATGGTACCGCCCGAGGCTCACCCGGGTGCGGCCCCGAGTCCGTTACCGGCGCCCGCGCCGGTAACGCAACCCTCGATCGCGGGGCCGGGCAGCCAGGTGTTCAAGCTGGCGCCGCACGAACACGGCGTCTCGGTCCGGCGGCGCCCCCGTGGCGCGTTTCCCACCGGCACGGTGCTCGCAGTGCTCGGCGGCCTGTTCGTATTCGCAGCGCTCGGGGTGGCGGTGTTTCTGGCCTTTATCAACACTGGCCCGACGGTGCCGAAACCGTTCACCAACACCGCCGGTCTGAAGATGGTCCGGCTGGAGGGGGGCACCTTCAAGATGGGCTCGCCGGAGGAGGAGCCGGGGCGCGCCGACGACGGGCGCGAGGGACCGGTGCGCGAGGTGACGGTCCGCGGGCCGTTCTTCATGAGTTCCACCGAGGTGACGCACGGGCAGTACGTCCGAATGATGGGCGGGGCGCCGTCACGGGGCGCGGCGCTGGCGGCCCGGGGCACGTCGCTGCCGGTCGATTCGGTCACCTGGGACGAGGCGAACGAGTTCTGCCGCAAGCTGCTGGAGAAGGACCGCGGGCAGGCGTGGGCGCGCAACGGGTGGGCGTACCGCCTGCCGACGGAGGCCGAGTGGGAGTACGCGTGCCGCGCCAACACGACCACGCCGTTCTCGTGCGGCGACGCGATCGCGTTCCCGACGCAAGCGGTGTTTCTCGCCACCGGCGAAGACCCACTCGAACGCGCGGGCGACGTGCCCGGCAAGCCGCTGCGGTTCGGAACGGAGGTCGGTAAGACCAAGCCGAACGACTTCGGGCTGTACGACATGCACGGGAACGTTGCAGAGTGGTGCAGCGACTGGTTCCGCATCGACGCCTACAAGGAAGGGGCCGACCCGACCGGACCGGCCGACGGCGACATGCGCGTGATCCGCGGCGGCTCGTTCCGCGACCGTGCGTCCGGCGTCCGCTCCGCGGCGCGCGACGGCAAGCGCCCCACCGACCGGCTCGACTACGTCGGCTTCCGGGTCGTGTACGCACCCCTGCAAAAATGA
- a CDS encoding M16 family metallopeptidase, protein MPFHSYRLPNGLQIIGETSPAARSVAVGFFVKTGARDETAVEAGVSHFLEHMMFKGTARRTAEQVNLDFDRIGASNNASTSEENTVYYAAVLPEYLPQVVDVLADMLRPSLRQDDFDTEKKVILEEIKLYDDQPDSVMADHARRLYYKSHPLGNSVLGTLESVGALTRDQMYAYFSRRYAANNIVVSAAGNFDWQQFVDLVTKACSEWNTDVVGRDNRTEWAGEPGFHLLTRETVQQQYALFVGGGPPADSNMRYAADVLALAVGDYTGSRLYWELVDPGHAESADFGYAENDGSGAIFVSLTCEPEGTAENLERVEKILKEVQRNGITDEEFQQAKNKILSRIVRRSERPMGRMMALASMWTYTGEYRDVDTEVARFDAVTQADIRAYLDAYPIDRNMVVSLGPLKELNGVTGTAVPSLG, encoded by the coding sequence ATGCCGTTTCACTCGTACCGCCTTCCGAACGGGCTCCAGATCATCGGCGAAACGAGCCCCGCCGCGCGGTCCGTCGCGGTCGGGTTCTTCGTGAAGACCGGCGCCCGCGACGAGACCGCCGTTGAAGCCGGGGTGTCGCACTTCCTCGAACACATGATGTTCAAGGGGACCGCGCGGCGCACCGCCGAGCAGGTGAACCTCGATTTCGACCGCATCGGGGCCAGCAACAACGCCTCCACCAGCGAGGAGAACACCGTCTACTACGCCGCGGTGCTGCCCGAGTACCTGCCGCAGGTGGTGGACGTGCTGGCCGACATGCTGCGGCCCAGCTTGCGCCAGGACGACTTCGACACCGAGAAGAAGGTGATTCTCGAAGAGATCAAGTTGTACGACGACCAACCGGATTCCGTGATGGCGGACCACGCCCGGCGGCTGTACTACAAGTCGCACCCGCTCGGGAACTCGGTCCTGGGCACGCTCGAAAGCGTCGGCGCGCTGACCCGCGACCAGATGTACGCCTACTTCTCGCGCCGCTACGCCGCCAACAACATCGTCGTTTCCGCCGCCGGCAACTTCGACTGGCAGCAGTTCGTCGACCTTGTCACCAAAGCGTGTTCCGAGTGGAACACGGATGTCGTGGGGCGCGACAACCGGACCGAGTGGGCCGGTGAGCCGGGGTTCCACCTGCTGACGCGGGAGACCGTTCAGCAGCAGTACGCGCTGTTCGTGGGCGGCGGGCCGCCCGCGGACTCGAACATGCGGTACGCAGCCGACGTGCTGGCGCTGGCCGTCGGCGATTACACCGGCAGCCGGCTGTACTGGGAACTGGTGGACCCGGGGCACGCGGAGTCCGCCGACTTCGGGTACGCGGAGAACGACGGGAGCGGGGCCATCTTCGTGTCCCTCACGTGCGAGCCCGAGGGCACCGCGGAGAACCTCGAGCGGGTCGAGAAGATCCTGAAAGAGGTTCAGCGGAACGGGATCACGGACGAAGAGTTCCAGCAGGCGAAGAACAAGATCCTGTCGCGGATCGTGCGCCGGAGCGAGCGCCCGATGGGACGGATGATGGCGCTGGCGTCGATGTGGACGTACACCGGCGAGTACCGCGATGTGGACACCGAGGTCGCGCGCTTCGACGCGGTTACGCAGGCGGACATTCGGGCATACCTGGACGCCTACCCGATCGACCGGAACATGGTGGTATCACTCGGGCCGCTGAAGGAGTTGAACGGCGTCACTGGCACCGCCGTTCCAAGTCTCGGCTGA
- a CDS encoding proline racemase family protein, whose protein sequence is MGFRRESHPAHSGRRFAHRRGADAGRGRGRSRLLGPPVDPANHARNFVLCPGTAYARSPCGTGTSAELACLYVDGALQPGEVWRKESITGSVFEGTVEPGAVVPGATGAAYVTAEAALVVDEAAPLKDGTR, encoded by the coding sequence GTGGGCTTCAGACGAGAATCTCATCCAGCGCATTCAGGTCGTCGCTTCGCACACCGACGGGGAGCCGACGCGGGTCGTGGTCGCGGGCGGTCCCGACTGCTCGGGCCGCCGGTCGATCCCGCGAACCACGCGCGGAACTTCGTGCTGTGCCCCGGAACGGCCTACGCCCGCTCGCCGTGCGGCACCGGGACCAGCGCGGAGCTCGCGTGCCTTTACGTCGACGGTGCGCTCCAACCGGGCGAGGTGTGGCGCAAAGAGAGCATCACCGGGAGCGTGTTCGAGGGTACGGTCGAGCCGGGCGCCGTGGTGCCCGGCGCCACCGGCGCCGCGTACGTCACCGCCGAAGCGGCACTGGTCGTCGATGAAGCGGCCCCACTTAAGGACGGAACCCGGTGA
- a CDS encoding dihydrodipicolinate synthase family protein, whose protein sequence is MKVNWQGVFPALCTQFHPDQSLNIPGTLKHLDAMLDAGVHGVVMMGSVGENTTLELAEKKELLKAAVEHVGKRVPVLTGVAEYTTAGACRWASEAAKLGADGLMVLPPMVYKSDDRETVAHFRTVAGASDLPIMVYNNPPAYKVDITPAMFVEMADEPKFACIKESSDNPRRITDIINLTKDRYVIFAGVDDLVVECMILGAVGWVSGLVNAFPAENRLLWDLAQAGKWKEALDVYRWYTPLLHLDTHVKLVQYIKLAAAECGYGTELCRSPRLPLVGPEREHVLKLIRTAIATRPTR, encoded by the coding sequence ATGAAAGTGAACTGGCAAGGCGTTTTCCCGGCCCTGTGTACGCAGTTCCATCCCGATCAATCGCTGAACATCCCCGGCACGCTCAAGCACCTCGACGCGATGCTCGATGCGGGCGTTCACGGCGTTGTGATGATGGGCAGCGTGGGCGAGAACACCACGCTCGAACTGGCCGAGAAAAAAGAGCTGCTGAAAGCGGCCGTCGAGCACGTCGGGAAGCGGGTGCCGGTGCTGACGGGCGTGGCGGAGTACACCACCGCGGGCGCGTGCCGGTGGGCGAGCGAAGCGGCCAAGCTCGGCGCCGACGGGCTGATGGTGCTGCCGCCGATGGTGTACAAGAGCGACGACCGCGAGACGGTCGCGCACTTCCGGACGGTCGCGGGCGCCAGCGACCTGCCGATCATGGTTTACAACAACCCGCCGGCCTACAAGGTGGACATCACGCCCGCGATGTTCGTCGAGATGGCCGACGAGCCGAAGTTCGCGTGCATCAAGGAGTCGAGCGACAACCCGCGGCGCATCACCGACATCATCAACCTCACCAAGGACCGCTACGTGATCTTCGCCGGGGTCGACGACCTCGTGGTGGAGTGCATGATTCTCGGCGCGGTCGGGTGGGTGAGCGGGCTGGTGAACGCCTTCCCCGCCGAGAACCGGCTGCTGTGGGACCTGGCCCAGGCCGGCAAGTGGAAGGAAGCACTGGACGTGTACCGCTGGTACACGCCGCTCCTGCACCTCGACACGCACGTGAAGCTGGTGCAGTACATCAAGCTCGCGGCGGCCGAGTGCGGGTACGGTACGGAACTGTGCCGCTCCCCGCGCCTGCCACTGGTCGGCCCGGAGCGCGAGCACGTGCTGAAACTGATCCGCACCGCGATCGCCACTCGCCCAACACGGTGA